From the Apus apus isolate bApuApu2 chromosome 4, bApuApu2.pri.cur, whole genome shotgun sequence genome, one window contains:
- the INTS12 gene encoding integrator complex subunit 12 isoform X2 → MGPATTMAAAVNLELDPIFLKALGFLHSKSKDSAEKLKALLDESLARGTDSSYRPSQKEIEQPKVSVTKPISSKQEPKASSSLPSGNNNGKSTVSEKVKKETEKRTADKIKGDTAEGADAPKKPRLEKQEARSSPITVQTSKDLSMPDLSSFEETSADDFAMEMGLACVVCRQMTVISGNQLVECQECHNLYHQDCHKPQVTDKEVNDPRLVWYCARCTRQMKRMTQKTQKPPQKPAPAVVSVAPTVKDPLVKKPEIKLKPETPPTFLFKRTEVKTSAAISGNSASTSVSSSATSGLTGWAAFAAKTSSASPSTAKLGSTAQSTSGKPAASSNNQKPVGLSGLATSKTGLGSKIASANNSTSPVQLKPPPPLTLGKTSLSRSVSSDNVSKVGLPSPSSTTPSTSSQVSSGNGNSGSAGNSGGSASKTTADAGNQSASLKGPTSQESQLNAMKRLQMVKKKAAQKKLKK, encoded by the exons ATGGGCCCAG CCACCACTATGGCTGCTGCAGTGAACTTGGAGCTTGATCCAATTTTTCTGAAAGCTCTGGGCTTCTTGCATTCAAAGAGTAAGGActctgctgaaaagctgaaagcacTTCTTGATGAGTCTTTGGCCAGAGGAACTGACTCAAGTTATCGTCCGTCTCAGAAG gaaatagaACAACCAAAAGTATCTGTTACCAAGCCTATTTCCAGTAAACAAGAACCTAAGGCTTCTTCTAGTTTGCCTTCTGGCAACAACAACGGCAAGTCCACTGTGtcagaaaaggtgaaaaaagaaacagaaaagagaactgCTGATAAA atAAAAGGGGATACTGCTGAAGGAGCTGATGCACCAAAGAAACCTAGACTAGAGAAGCAGGAGGCTCGTTCCTCCCCTATTACAGTACAGACAAGCAAGGATTTATCCATGCCTGACTTATCCAGCTTTGAGGAAACCAGTGCTGATGACTTTGCTATGGAAATGGGATTAGCCTGTGTTGTTTGCAG GCAAATGACAGTTATTTCTGGGAATCAGCTAGTGGAGTGTCAGGAGTGCCATAATCTCTACCACCAAGATTGCCATAAACCTCAGGTGACAGACAAGGAAGTGAATGATCCTCGACTTGTATGGTATTGTGCCCGCTGTACCAGGCAGATGAAGAGAATG ACTCAGAAGACACAAAAACCACCTCAGAAACCAGCTCCTGCAGTGGTTTCAGTTGCACCAACTGTGAAGGATCCATTAGTCAAGAAgccagaaattaaattaaaacctgaGACCCCACCAACTTTTCTATTCAAGAGAACAGAGGTCAAG acCTCTGCAGCAATTTCAGGGAACTCAGCCAGTACAAGTGTTTCCTCTTCAGCAACCAGTGGCCTTACAGGATGGGCTGCTTTTGCAGCCAAAACCTCCTCTGCCAGTCCGTCAACTGCCAAACTGGGATCAACAGCACAGAGCACCAGTGGGAAACCTGCAGCTTCTTCAAATAACCAGAAACCTGTGGGTTTGTCAGGGTTGGCAACTTCCAAAACAGGACTAGGGTCAAAAATAGCTTCTGCCAACAACAGCACTAGCCCTGTTCAGCTGAAACCTCCCCCTCCTCTAACACTGGGGAAAACCTCTCTTAGCCGCTCAGTAAGCAGTGACAATGTCAGCAAAGTCGGTCTCCCGAGTCCCAGCAGTACCACACCGAGCACCAGCAGCCAGGTGAGCAGTGGGAACGGCAACAGTGGGTCTGCAGGTAACAGTGGGGGCAGCGCCAGCAAAACCACGGCAGATGCTGGTAATCAGTCAGCCTCCCTAAAAGGCCCGACTTCTCAGGAATCTCAGCTCAATGCTATGAAAAGGTTACAAATGGTCAAGAAGAAGGCTGCTCAAAAGAAACTCAAGAAGTAG
- the INTS12 gene encoding integrator complex subunit 12 isoform X1 has protein sequence MFSLLPSYKATTMAAAVNLELDPIFLKALGFLHSKSKDSAEKLKALLDESLARGTDSSYRPSQKEIEQPKVSVTKPISSKQEPKASSSLPSGNNNGKSTVSEKVKKETEKRTADKIKGDTAEGADAPKKPRLEKQEARSSPITVQTSKDLSMPDLSSFEETSADDFAMEMGLACVVCRQMTVISGNQLVECQECHNLYHQDCHKPQVTDKEVNDPRLVWYCARCTRQMKRMTQKTQKPPQKPAPAVVSVAPTVKDPLVKKPEIKLKPETPPTFLFKRTEVKTSAAISGNSASTSVSSSATSGLTGWAAFAAKTSSASPSTAKLGSTAQSTSGKPAASSNNQKPVGLSGLATSKTGLGSKIASANNSTSPVQLKPPPPLTLGKTSLSRSVSSDNVSKVGLPSPSSTTPSTSSQVSSGNGNSGSAGNSGGSASKTTADAGNQSASLKGPTSQESQLNAMKRLQMVKKKAAQKKLKK, from the exons atgttttctttacttCCTTCCTACAAAGCCACCACTATGGCTGCTGCAGTGAACTTGGAGCTTGATCCAATTTTTCTGAAAGCTCTGGGCTTCTTGCATTCAAAGAGTAAGGActctgctgaaaagctgaaagcacTTCTTGATGAGTCTTTGGCCAGAGGAACTGACTCAAGTTATCGTCCGTCTCAGAAG gaaatagaACAACCAAAAGTATCTGTTACCAAGCCTATTTCCAGTAAACAAGAACCTAAGGCTTCTTCTAGTTTGCCTTCTGGCAACAACAACGGCAAGTCCACTGTGtcagaaaaggtgaaaaaagaaacagaaaagagaactgCTGATAAA atAAAAGGGGATACTGCTGAAGGAGCTGATGCACCAAAGAAACCTAGACTAGAGAAGCAGGAGGCTCGTTCCTCCCCTATTACAGTACAGACAAGCAAGGATTTATCCATGCCTGACTTATCCAGCTTTGAGGAAACCAGTGCTGATGACTTTGCTATGGAAATGGGATTAGCCTGTGTTGTTTGCAG GCAAATGACAGTTATTTCTGGGAATCAGCTAGTGGAGTGTCAGGAGTGCCATAATCTCTACCACCAAGATTGCCATAAACCTCAGGTGACAGACAAGGAAGTGAATGATCCTCGACTTGTATGGTATTGTGCCCGCTGTACCAGGCAGATGAAGAGAATG ACTCAGAAGACACAAAAACCACCTCAGAAACCAGCTCCTGCAGTGGTTTCAGTTGCACCAACTGTGAAGGATCCATTAGTCAAGAAgccagaaattaaattaaaacctgaGACCCCACCAACTTTTCTATTCAAGAGAACAGAGGTCAAG acCTCTGCAGCAATTTCAGGGAACTCAGCCAGTACAAGTGTTTCCTCTTCAGCAACCAGTGGCCTTACAGGATGGGCTGCTTTTGCAGCCAAAACCTCCTCTGCCAGTCCGTCAACTGCCAAACTGGGATCAACAGCACAGAGCACCAGTGGGAAACCTGCAGCTTCTTCAAATAACCAGAAACCTGTGGGTTTGTCAGGGTTGGCAACTTCCAAAACAGGACTAGGGTCAAAAATAGCTTCTGCCAACAACAGCACTAGCCCTGTTCAGCTGAAACCTCCCCCTCCTCTAACACTGGGGAAAACCTCTCTTAGCCGCTCAGTAAGCAGTGACAATGTCAGCAAAGTCGGTCTCCCGAGTCCCAGCAGTACCACACCGAGCACCAGCAGCCAGGTGAGCAGTGGGAACGGCAACAGTGGGTCTGCAGGTAACAGTGGGGGCAGCGCCAGCAAAACCACGGCAGATGCTGGTAATCAGTCAGCCTCCCTAAAAGGCCCGACTTCTCAGGAATCTCAGCTCAATGCTATGAAAAGGTTACAAATGGTCAAGAAGAAGGCTGCTCAAAAGAAACTCAAGAAGTAG
- the INTS12 gene encoding integrator complex subunit 12 isoform X3 codes for MAAAVNLELDPIFLKALGFLHSKSKDSAEKLKALLDESLARGTDSSYRPSQKEIEQPKVSVTKPISSKQEPKASSSLPSGNNNGKSTVSEKVKKETEKRTADKIKGDTAEGADAPKKPRLEKQEARSSPITVQTSKDLSMPDLSSFEETSADDFAMEMGLACVVCRQMTVISGNQLVECQECHNLYHQDCHKPQVTDKEVNDPRLVWYCARCTRQMKRMTQKTQKPPQKPAPAVVSVAPTVKDPLVKKPEIKLKPETPPTFLFKRTEVKTSAAISGNSASTSVSSSATSGLTGWAAFAAKTSSASPSTAKLGSTAQSTSGKPAASSNNQKPVGLSGLATSKTGLGSKIASANNSTSPVQLKPPPPLTLGKTSLSRSVSSDNVSKVGLPSPSSTTPSTSSQVSSGNGNSGSAGNSGGSASKTTADAGNQSASLKGPTSQESQLNAMKRLQMVKKKAAQKKLKK; via the exons ATGGCTGCTGCAGTGAACTTGGAGCTTGATCCAATTTTTCTGAAAGCTCTGGGCTTCTTGCATTCAAAGAGTAAGGActctgctgaaaagctgaaagcacTTCTTGATGAGTCTTTGGCCAGAGGAACTGACTCAAGTTATCGTCCGTCTCAGAAG gaaatagaACAACCAAAAGTATCTGTTACCAAGCCTATTTCCAGTAAACAAGAACCTAAGGCTTCTTCTAGTTTGCCTTCTGGCAACAACAACGGCAAGTCCACTGTGtcagaaaaggtgaaaaaagaaacagaaaagagaactgCTGATAAA atAAAAGGGGATACTGCTGAAGGAGCTGATGCACCAAAGAAACCTAGACTAGAGAAGCAGGAGGCTCGTTCCTCCCCTATTACAGTACAGACAAGCAAGGATTTATCCATGCCTGACTTATCCAGCTTTGAGGAAACCAGTGCTGATGACTTTGCTATGGAAATGGGATTAGCCTGTGTTGTTTGCAG GCAAATGACAGTTATTTCTGGGAATCAGCTAGTGGAGTGTCAGGAGTGCCATAATCTCTACCACCAAGATTGCCATAAACCTCAGGTGACAGACAAGGAAGTGAATGATCCTCGACTTGTATGGTATTGTGCCCGCTGTACCAGGCAGATGAAGAGAATG ACTCAGAAGACACAAAAACCACCTCAGAAACCAGCTCCTGCAGTGGTTTCAGTTGCACCAACTGTGAAGGATCCATTAGTCAAGAAgccagaaattaaattaaaacctgaGACCCCACCAACTTTTCTATTCAAGAGAACAGAGGTCAAG acCTCTGCAGCAATTTCAGGGAACTCAGCCAGTACAAGTGTTTCCTCTTCAGCAACCAGTGGCCTTACAGGATGGGCTGCTTTTGCAGCCAAAACCTCCTCTGCCAGTCCGTCAACTGCCAAACTGGGATCAACAGCACAGAGCACCAGTGGGAAACCTGCAGCTTCTTCAAATAACCAGAAACCTGTGGGTTTGTCAGGGTTGGCAACTTCCAAAACAGGACTAGGGTCAAAAATAGCTTCTGCCAACAACAGCACTAGCCCTGTTCAGCTGAAACCTCCCCCTCCTCTAACACTGGGGAAAACCTCTCTTAGCCGCTCAGTAAGCAGTGACAATGTCAGCAAAGTCGGTCTCCCGAGTCCCAGCAGTACCACACCGAGCACCAGCAGCCAGGTGAGCAGTGGGAACGGCAACAGTGGGTCTGCAGGTAACAGTGGGGGCAGCGCCAGCAAAACCACGGCAGATGCTGGTAATCAGTCAGCCTCCCTAAAAGGCCCGACTTCTCAGGAATCTCAGCTCAATGCTATGAAAAGGTTACAAATGGTCAAGAAGAAGGCTGCTCAAAAGAAACTCAAGAAGTAG